A window from Deinococcus sp. YIM 134068 encodes these proteins:
- a CDS encoding polysaccharide deacetylase family protein codes for MKRRSWLGLGALALLGYVGLPFLLVQRLGWGLVREGRQEKKALALTFDDGPDRATTPAVLDALRDVGARATFFVIARRAEAHPDLIARMLAEGHEVEPHAARHVHAWLRTPWGAFLDPVRAARRVSAVTGRRVRLHRPPHGGYTLATLLGQRAAGMTGAHWSVEGRDWHPASTPESVRARVNKLAHPGAVVVLHDAGPGARNTVPALPGLLADLWGRRYDLVPLGELDGAAPLTARDLPRRLLWELDRVVDRSGGIQPVGGRADNLFRIGATHFALEGVTLADGTPVPKGTPAAELHLNSPLLVDLGLRRSFRLAQGDFRDLARDLQTRPELADARVIFGVSTFAALLARLGFETQNLQSADARRLRAWSGVLRRAYRTEGPPRDPQLSVVTREAFVARFGER; via the coding sequence ATGAAACGGCGTAGTTGGCTGGGACTCGGTGCCCTCGCCCTGCTGGGGTACGTCGGCCTCCCCTTCCTGCTCGTGCAGCGGCTGGGTTGGGGACTGGTGCGCGAGGGCAGGCAGGAGAAAAAAGCCCTGGCCCTGACCTTTGACGACGGGCCGGACCGTGCGACCACGCCCGCCGTGCTGGACGCGCTGCGGGATGTGGGGGCGCGGGCGACCTTCTTCGTGATCGCCCGGCGTGCAGAGGCCCACCCCGACCTGATCGCCCGGATGCTCGCGGAGGGGCACGAGGTCGAACCCCACGCGGCGCGGCACGTCCACGCCTGGCTGCGGACGCCGTGGGGAGCTTTCCTCGACCCGGTGCGGGCGGCACGGCGCGTTTCTGCCGTGACCGGGCGACGGGTAAGGCTGCACCGTCCTCCGCACGGCGGCTACACCCTCGCCACCCTGCTCGGTCAACGCGCGGCGGGCATGACAGGTGCCCATTGGAGCGTGGAGGGGCGCGACTGGCACCCGGCGTCCACGCCGGAGAGCGTGCGGGCGCGGGTCAACAAGTTGGCCCACCCCGGCGCGGTGGTCGTCCTCCACGACGCGGGGCCGGGAGCACGGAACACGGTGCCCGCGCTTCCCGGTCTCCTCGCCGACCTGTGGGGACGGAGATACGACCTCGTGCCACTCGGTGAGCTGGACGGAGCCGCGCCGCTGACCGCACGGGACCTCCCGCGCCGCCTGCTGTGGGAGCTGGACCGGGTGGTGGACCGCTCGGGCGGCATCCAGCCCGTGGGGGGACGGGCGGACAACCTGTTCCGCATAGGGGCGACGCATTTTGCGCTGGAGGGCGTGACGCTGGCGGACGGGACACCCGTGCCGAAGGGCACCCCCGCCGCCGAGCTTCACCTCAACAGCCCGCTCCTCGTGGACCTCGGGCTGCGCCGGAGCTTCCGGCTCGCGCAGGGAGACTTCCGCGACCTCGCCCGCGACCTCCAGACCCGGCCCGAACTCGCGGACGCGCGGGTCATCTTCGGCGTGAGCACCTTCGCCGCCCTGCTCGCCCGCCTCGGCTTCGAGACACAGAACCTCCAATCTGCCGACGCCCGCCGCCTGCGCGCGTGGTCGGGCGTGCTGCGCCGCGCCTACCGCACGGAGGGGCCGCCCCGCGACCCGCAACTGAGCGTGGTGACGCGGGAGGCGTTCGTGGCCCGGTTCGGGGAACGGTGA
- a CDS encoding LptF/LptG family permease: MTRLTRYVLRELLPPLLSGTLLFTAILSFGYFFVSSQWLRGVPVGLVGRWIGLQVPDTLVKILPMAVVLMTVVAFGRLATERELVAVQSGGIGLGRVARPVAVVAALVTALAVWLSLWVAPRANVETRGLYWDVLTGTGLSRLVGQTLDLRGGLTLSLAGYDHGTRRMSGVRVERWQPGDLRRGTVIFADAGTFEGNTLNLTGYQVFTVNYGAAANLARVPENDPAAFRAAVAEVFPSVVLPERAEDTLTLDTGLSRQETFAQYADAIGADSQGWPQLVTALTAPGVPEAERRDARINLNRKLALPFGNLVLALAALPFALRYGRTLGVSLGIALMIAVAYYLLFFVGLTVAGSLPALPELGVWLANVVFAGAGLWLLRRA; the protein is encoded by the coding sequence ATGACCCGCCTCACCCGCTACGTCCTCCGTGAGCTGCTGCCGCCCCTCCTGTCGGGCACGCTGCTGTTCACGGCCATTCTGAGTTTCGGGTACTTCTTCGTCAGCAGCCAGTGGCTCCGGGGGGTGCCCGTGGGGCTGGTGGGGCGGTGGATCGGCCTTCAGGTGCCGGATACGCTCGTCAAGATTCTGCCGATGGCGGTCGTCCTCATGACGGTGGTGGCGTTCGGGCGGCTCGCCACCGAGCGCGAACTCGTGGCGGTGCAGTCGGGCGGCATTGGGCTGGGGCGGGTGGCGCGGCCCGTGGCGGTGGTGGCTGCGCTCGTGACGGCCCTCGCCGTGTGGCTCAGCCTGTGGGTGGCCCCGAGGGCGAACGTGGAGACGCGCGGCCTGTACTGGGACGTACTGACGGGCACGGGCCTGAGTCGCCTCGTCGGGCAGACGCTCGACCTGCGCGGCGGCCTCACGCTGTCGCTGGCGGGGTACGACCACGGGACGCGGCGGATGAGCGGCGTGCGGGTGGAACGCTGGCAGCCCGGCGACCTGCGGCGCGGAACGGTGATTTTCGCGGACGCGGGCACGTTCGAGGGCAACACGTTGAATCTGACGGGCTATCAGGTCTTCACGGTGAACTACGGGGCGGCGGCGAATCTCGCCCGCGTGCCGGAGAACGACCCGGCGGCCTTCCGCGCGGCGGTGGCGGAGGTCTTTCCCAGCGTCGTGCTGCCCGAGCGCGCGGAGGACACGTTGACGCTCGACACCGGCCTCTCGCGGCAGGAGACCTTCGCCCAGTACGCGGACGCCATCGGGGCGGACTCGCAGGGCTGGCCGCAGCTCGTCACCGCCCTCACCGCGCCCGGCGTGCCCGAGGCGGAGCGGCGGGACGCGCGGATCAACCTGAACCGCAAGCTCGCGCTGCCCTTCGGGAACCTCGTCCTCGCGCTCGCGGCCCTGCCCTTCGCGTTGCGCTACGGGCGGACGCTGGGGGTGTCGCTGGGCATCGCGCTGATGATCGCCGTCGCCTACTATCTCCTGTTCTTCGTCGGGCTGACGGTAGCCGGAAGCCTGCCCGCCCTCCCCGAACTCGGCGTGTGGCTGGCGAACGTGGTCTTCGCGGGAGCGGGCCTGTGGCTGCTGAGGCGGGCGTGA
- a CDS encoding acyl-CoA dehydrogenase has protein sequence MTATASPPDSGMGFALSDDQRLIVSHVRDYCRARVAPLAAGYDRSGEYPREQLRGLADLGLLGATVPEAWGGAGLDAVTYALCLEEIAAADASVAVIVSVQNGLPERMLLKYGTDAQREKYLRPLATGQHIGAFCLTESGAGSDAASLRLRAERDGDEWILNGAKAWITSGGQADTYLVMARTGGPGARGVSCLVVEGDTPGLSFGKPEEKMGLHAAHTTTVTFDGVRVPAGNMVGEEGQGLIIALSSLDSGRVGIAMQALGIARAALEHAVRYANEREQFGKKLREFENVASKIARMSARIEAARLVALKAAWLGEQGLPHGKEASIAKLLASEAAVDATRDAIQIFGGNGYSREYPVERLYRDAKVTEIYEGTSEIQQLVISRAVFGELIG, from the coding sequence ATGACCGCCACCGCCAGCCCTCCCGACTCCGGCATGGGGTTCGCCCTCTCCGACGACCAGCGGCTGATCGTCTCGCACGTCCGCGACTACTGCCGGGCAAGGGTCGCGCCGCTGGCCGCCGGGTACGACCGCAGCGGCGAGTACCCGCGCGAGCAGCTTCGCGGCCTCGCCGACCTCGGCCTGCTGGGGGCGACCGTGCCCGAGGCGTGGGGCGGGGCGGGCCTCGACGCCGTGACCTACGCCCTGTGCCTGGAGGAGATTGCCGCCGCCGATGCCTCCGTCGCCGTGATCGTCTCCGTGCAGAACGGCCTGCCCGAGCGGATGCTCCTCAAGTACGGCACGGACGCTCAGCGGGAGAAGTACCTGCGCCCGTTGGCGACGGGGCAGCACATCGGTGCCTTCTGCCTCACCGAGAGCGGGGCGGGCAGCGACGCGGCGAGCCTGCGCCTGCGGGCCGAGCGCGATGGGGACGAGTGGATTCTGAACGGGGCCAAAGCCTGGATCACGAGCGGCGGTCAGGCCGACACCTACCTCGTGATGGCGCGGACGGGCGGTCCCGGCGCTCGCGGCGTGAGCTGCCTCGTGGTGGAAGGGGATACGCCCGGCCTCTCGTTCGGCAAACCCGAGGAGAAGATGGGCCTGCACGCCGCGCACACGACCACGGTGACGTTCGACGGGGTGCGCGTTCCCGCCGGGAACATGGTCGGGGAGGAGGGACAGGGCCTGATCATCGCGCTCTCCAGCCTCGACTCCGGGCGCGTCGGCATCGCCATGCAGGCGCTCGGCATCGCCCGCGCCGCGCTGGAACACGCCGTCCGGTACGCGAACGAGCGCGAGCAGTTCGGGAAGAAGTTGCGCGAGTTCGAGAACGTCGCCTCCAAAATCGCCCGTATGTCCGCGCGCATCGAGGCCGCCCGGCTCGTGGCGCTCAAGGCGGCGTGGCTGGGGGAACAGGGCCTTCCGCACGGCAAGGAGGCGAGCATCGCCAAGCTTCTCGCCTCGGAGGCCGCCGTGGACGCCACCCGCGACGCTATCCAGATTTTCGGCGGCAACGGCTACAGCCGCGAGTACCCCGTCGAACGCCTCTACCGCGACGCGAAGGTGACGGAGATTTACGAGGGCACCTCGGAGATTCAGCAACTAGTCATCAGCCGGGCGGTGTTCGGGGAATTGATCGGATAA
- a CDS encoding DUF4174 domain-containing protein — protein MAVRVLPVALALLSVGVVTAAPFTLKTAGGTPWSLASVLGRERVLVVNNPTVSYLAEVRRQDVELQVRDLRVVALLPPGDARLNVPRTLMLTLLADPGGRAGAPYGRTALIGKDRGVKARYRSLPDLETVLGLIDTMPMRQQERRERGR, from the coding sequence ATGGCTGTCCGTGTCCTCCCCGTCGCCCTTGCCCTGCTGAGCGTGGGTGTGGTAACCGCCGCCCCCTTCACCCTGAAGACCGCCGGGGGCACGCCCTGGTCATTGGCCTCCGTGCTGGGGCGTGAGCGGGTTCTCGTCGTCAACAACCCCACCGTGTCCTATCTCGCGGAGGTGCGGCGGCAGGACGTGGAGTTGCAGGTGCGCGACCTGCGGGTGGTGGCGCTACTCCCCCCCGGCGACGCGCGCCTGAATGTCCCACGCACCCTCATGCTGACCCTGCTCGCCGACCCCGGCGGACGGGCCGGGGCACCGTATGGCCGCACAGCCCTGATCGGCAAGGACCGGGGCGTCAAGGCCCGTTACCGAAGTCTGCCCGACCTGGAGACAGTGCTGGGGCTGATCGACACGATGCCCATGCGCCAGCAGGAGCGCCGGGAGCGCGGGCGCTAA
- the fabZ gene encoding 3-hydroxyacyl-ACP dehydratase FabZ has translation MEPLLIQDVLKVLPHRFPFVLVDRVLMAGNGGVHALKNVTVNEPFFPGHFPQEPVMPGVLIVEALAQASMFCLHDQMEPGTIGYLAGVEGARFKRKVIPGDQLHLHAKLEFLRRGLGKTTCRAEVEGVVAAEATILFAVGKG, from the coding sequence ATGGAACCATTGCTCATTCAGGACGTGCTCAAGGTCCTGCCGCACCGTTTCCCCTTCGTCCTCGTGGACCGGGTGCTCATGGCCGGGAACGGCGGGGTCCACGCCCTCAAGAACGTGACGGTGAACGAACCCTTCTTCCCCGGCCACTTTCCGCAGGAGCCGGTGATGCCGGGCGTCCTCATCGTGGAGGCGCTGGCGCAGGCGAGCATGTTCTGTCTGCACGACCAGATGGAGCCGGGGACCATCGGCTACCTCGCCGGGGTGGAGGGGGCGAGGTTCAAGCGCAAGGTGATTCCGGGCGACCAGCTGCACCTGCACGCCAAACTGGAGTTCCTGCGCCGTGGCCTGGGCAAGACGACCTGCCGCGCCGAGGTGGAGGGCGTGGTGGCGGCGGAGGCGACGATTCTGTTTGCGGTGGGCAAGGGGTGA
- a CDS encoding MGDG synthase family glycosyltransferase, which produces MRTLFVSASIGSGHHQAQQAVQQALRDRGVAFEERHSDAVTYLNPAERKVTVDLYDFELRHAPWMYRGFYRLTDLDHPVNFISRAFSWVGVRGMLADLEYSQPDVVVSSYWASAALAGTARRRTGRSFLNALVVTDYRVHHHWVRHEADLVMVAAPETREQMVERGLSPEKVAVTGIPISPRFRELIGADKAALRERHGLRPGEPLILVSGGGTGTYRALERVLAELTNLGQRVQVLVLAGARERGVTRVGGATVHALGFTTDFPELLAASDLVVGKAGGLTVAEATTLGVPLVVHDPIPGQEEHNADYLLRHGAALWARGITDLRPAVLRALDGDEYARLSANAARLGVPDAADRVACALLRKLGRE; this is translated from the coding sequence CTGCGGACGCTGTTCGTGTCGGCGTCCATCGGCTCAGGGCACCATCAGGCGCAACAGGCGGTGCAGCAGGCCCTCCGGGACCGGGGCGTGGCCTTCGAGGAGCGCCACAGTGACGCGGTGACGTACCTCAACCCCGCCGAGCGGAAGGTCACGGTGGACCTGTACGACTTCGAGCTGCGGCACGCGCCCTGGATGTACCGGGGGTTCTACCGCCTCACGGACCTCGACCACCCCGTCAACTTCATCAGCCGCGCCTTCTCTTGGGTGGGGGTGCGGGGAATGCTCGCCGACCTGGAATACAGCCAGCCCGACGTGGTGGTGAGCAGCTACTGGGCGTCGGCGGCGCTGGCCGGAACCGCCCGGCGGCGCACGGGCCGCTCCTTCCTGAACGCGCTTGTCGTCACCGATTACCGCGTCCACCACCACTGGGTCCGGCACGAGGCAGACCTCGTGATGGTCGCCGCGCCGGAAACACGGGAGCAGATGGTGGAGCGCGGCCTCTCACCGGAGAAGGTGGCCGTGACGGGCATTCCCATCTCGCCCAGGTTCCGGGAGCTGATCGGGGCGGACAAGGCGGCGCTCCGCGAGCGGCACGGGCTGAGGCCGGGCGAGCCGCTCATCCTCGTGTCGGGCGGGGGGACGGGAACTTACCGGGCGCTGGAGCGGGTTCTGGCGGAGCTGACGAACCTGGGACAGAGGGTGCAAGTCCTCGTGCTGGCGGGGGCGCGGGAGCGGGGGGTCACGCGGGTGGGCGGGGCGACCGTTCACGCGCTGGGCTTCACGACCGATTTCCCGGAACTGCTCGCCGCGTCCGACCTCGTGGTGGGCAAGGCGGGCGGGCTGACGGTGGCGGAGGCGACGACGTTGGGCGTCCCCCTCGTCGTCCACGACCCCATTCCGGGGCAGGAGGAACACAACGCCGACTACCTCCTGCGGCACGGGGCGGCGCTGTGGGCGCGGGGGATCACGGACCTGAGACCCGCCGTCCTCCGCGCGCTCGACGGGGACGAGTACGCCCGCCTGAGCGCGAACGCCGCTCGCCTCGGGGTGCCCGACGCCGCCGATAGGGTGGCGTGTGCATTGCTGCGGAAGCTGGGGCGGGAGTGA
- a CDS encoding intradiol ring-cleavage dioxygenase, translating to MTQRQIITPYPADDHDHHDDFNNLGLTADVNMLSRPVVDRRRVLALGLLGIGVLVGCGTGAVTPSTDTATGTGTGTGTADCPTTIPTETAGPYPADGSVASGQSINVLTRSGIVRSDLRTSLGTGNTASGVPLTLTLKLVNTNASCAALSGYAVYMWQCTQGGNYSLYSSSIVGEDYLRGVQASGADGTVTFTTVFPGCYAGRWPHIHFEVYPTLASATSAANKIQTSQLALPEATCREVYATSGYTNSPATSTASPSPATTYSATATAPRWRP from the coding sequence ATGACCCAGCGCCAGATCATCACCCCATACCCCGCCGACGACCACGACCACCACGATGACTTCAACAACCTCGGCCTGACGGCGGACGTGAACATGCTGTCGCGCCCGGTGGTGGACCGTCGCCGGGTGCTGGCGCTGGGGCTGCTCGGCATCGGGGTGCTCGTTGGCTGCGGCACGGGGGCCGTCACGCCGAGTACCGACACGGCCACGGGCACAGGGACGGGCACGGGCACCGCCGACTGTCCGACCACCATTCCAACCGAGACCGCCGGACCATACCCCGCCGACGGCTCGGTGGCGTCGGGGCAGTCGATCAACGTGTTGACGCGCTCGGGCATCGTCCGTTCGGACCTGCGGACCAGCCTCGGCACGGGAAACACGGCGTCGGGCGTGCCTCTCACTCTGACCCTCAAGCTCGTGAACACGAACGCGAGTTGTGCGGCGCTGTCCGGCTACGCGGTGTACATGTGGCAATGCACGCAGGGCGGCAATTACTCGCTCTACAGCTCGTCCATCGTCGGCGAGGACTACCTGCGCGGCGTGCAGGCGTCGGGGGCGGACGGCACCGTCACCTTCACGACCGTTTTTCCCGGCTGCTACGCGGGCCGCTGGCCGCACATCCACTTCGAGGTCTATCCGACCCTCGCCTCGGCCACCTCGGCGGCCAACAAGATTCAGACCTCCCAGCTCGCGCTGCCCGAGGCCACCTGCCGCGAGGTCTACGCGACCAGCGGCTATACCAACAGCCCGGCAACCTCAACCGCATCACCCTCGCCAGCGACAACGTATTCAGCGACGGCTACAGCACCCAGATGGCGACCGTGA
- a CDS encoding rod shape-determining protein: MRFSEDIGIDLGTATFLIYSKSRGLILQEPSVIAMTRDSKQVKAVGEEAYRMIGRTPGGIIAVRPIKDGVIADEGLTEKMITMFLQKVQGGAGRMFGIKPQLMVGVPSNVSDVERRAVLRAALNANARRAFLIEEPLAAAIGAGLKIAEPVGSMIVDIGGGSSDVAVISLGGIVVSESLRVAGDEFDESIIRYVRRKHNVLVGERTAEEIKVKVGAAMLLDDSENLTAEVRGRDLVNGLPKTITLESREVVEALHEPVTQIVEGVKRVLEITPPELVSDILDRGIVMTGGGSLLRNFDELIRRATNIPVTVADNAVEAVAVGTGMALEMIPLLGDSLVSSDHYLRR; the protein is encoded by the coding sequence GTGAGGTTTTCTGAAGACATCGGCATCGATCTGGGCACCGCGACGTTTCTGATTTACAGCAAGAGCCGGGGCCTGATTCTTCAGGAACCCAGCGTGATCGCCATGACGCGCGACAGCAAGCAGGTCAAGGCCGTCGGCGAGGAGGCGTACCGCATGATCGGGCGCACGCCGGGCGGCATCATCGCCGTGCGGCCCATCAAGGACGGCGTGATCGCGGACGAGGGCCTGACCGAGAAGATGATCACCATGTTCCTCCAGAAGGTGCAGGGCGGGGCCGGGCGCATGTTCGGCATCAAACCGCAACTGATGGTGGGCGTGCCCAGCAACGTGAGCGACGTGGAACGGCGGGCCGTGCTGCGCGCGGCGCTGAACGCGAACGCGCGGCGGGCCTTTCTCATCGAGGAACCGCTCGCGGCGGCCATCGGGGCGGGGCTGAAGATCGCCGAGCCGGTGGGCAGCATGATCGTGGACATCGGCGGCGGCAGCAGCGACGTGGCCGTGATTTCCCTGGGCGGCATCGTGGTCAGCGAGTCGCTGCGGGTAGCGGGCGACGAGTTCGACGAGAGCATCATCCGCTACGTGCGGCGCAAGCACAACGTCCTCGTGGGCGAGCGCACCGCCGAGGAGATCAAGGTCAAGGTCGGCGCAGCGATGCTCCTCGACGACAGCGAGAACCTGACCGCCGAGGTGCGTGGGCGCGACCTCGTGAACGGCCTGCCGAAGACGATCACGCTGGAGAGCCGCGAGGTCGTGGAGGCCCTGCACGAACCCGTCACGCAGATCGTGGAGGGCGTCAAGCGCGTGCTGGAGATCACCCCGCCCGAACTCGTGAGCGACATCCTCGACCGGGGCATCGTGATGACGGGGGGCGGTTCGCTGCTGCGGAACTTCGACGAACTCATCCGCCGCGCGACCAACATCCCCGTGACCGTGGCCGACAATGCCGTGGAGGCCGTCGCAGTAGGCACGGGTATGGCGCTGGAGATGATCCCGCTTCTCGGGGACAGCCTCGTGTCCAGCGACCACTACCTGCGCCGCTAG
- a CDS encoding methyltransferase domain-containing protein, with product MMPDAPPPTDHWQARHYRDRHAFVYESSRDLVSGWLVPQPGECILDLGCGTGELTAHIAGSGAVVTGVDASPDMIAGARARSSGVTFEVGDAHLLTFREEFDAVFSNAALHWMRPLPPVFANLHAALRPGGRLVLEMGGVGNVLGVREAVEGALADLGLPALAHPWVFPSPGELATTLEAAGFRVERLHLFGRLSVLSGADGFRAWLEGFAGGWLSPLNDDERAAVLAHAEELARPRLWNGQDWVADYVRLRALAVRP from the coding sequence ATGATGCCCGACGCCCCACCCCCGACCGACCACTGGCAGGCCAGGCACTACCGGGACCGCCACGCCTTCGTCTACGAGTCGAGCCGCGACCTCGTGTCGGGCTGGCTCGTGCCGCAGCCGGGTGAGTGCATCCTCGACCTCGGATGCGGGACGGGCGAGCTGACGGCCCACATCGCGGGGAGCGGCGCGGTGGTGACGGGCGTGGACGCCTCGCCGGACATGATCGCTGGGGCGCGGGCACGCTCTTCCGGCGTCACCTTCGAGGTCGGGGACGCACACCTCCTGACCTTCCGTGAGGAGTTCGACGCCGTGTTCAGCAATGCGGCGCTGCACTGGATGAGGCCGCTGCCTCCCGTCTTCGCCAACCTGCACGCGGCCCTGCGCCCCGGCGGACGGCTCGTGCTGGAGATGGGCGGGGTGGGCAACGTGCTCGGTGTGCGGGAGGCGGTGGAGGGGGCGCTGGCGGACCTGGGGTTGCCCGCGCTGGCGCACCCGTGGGTCTTTCCCAGTCCGGGCGAACTCGCCACAACTCTGGAGGCGGCAGGCTTTCGCGTCGAACGTCTGCACCTCTTTGGCCGCCTCTCGGTCCTAAGCGGCGCGGACGGCTTCCGGGCGTGGTTGGAAGGGTTCGCGGGCGGATGGCTCTCACCCCTGAATGACGACGAACGGGCGGCGGTTCTCGCTCACGCCGAGGAATTGGCCCGGCCCCGACTGTGGAACGGGCAGGACTGGGTGGCCGACTATGTGCGGTTGCGGGCGCTGGCCGTACGTCCCTGA